From Sandaracinaceae bacterium, the proteins below share one genomic window:
- a CDS encoding DUF4112 domain-containing protein yields MTTSALMTPDDAVKTRSKDAADRAVDRVMGEKVSPELRKAASDAISPWAERFVRGLDDAIRIPGTKIGIGLDPILGFVLPGAGDAITGTGSMGLLFLALREKVPTVVLLRMVVNIMVDTVGGLLPFIGDAFDLVWRSNRRNLDLIEKHRHDPKAKATWVDYVVVVVGLGLAVLSIVLPIFIIYGLGLGAVLGIGSLFEG; encoded by the coding sequence ATGACGACGAGCGCCCTGATGACCCCCGACGACGCAGTGAAGACCCGCAGCAAGGACGCCGCCGATCGCGCGGTCGACCGCGTGATGGGGGAGAAGGTCTCGCCCGAGCTCCGCAAGGCCGCGTCCGACGCGATCTCACCCTGGGCGGAGCGCTTCGTGCGCGGGCTCGACGACGCCATCCGCATCCCGGGCACCAAGATCGGCATCGGCCTCGACCCGATCCTCGGCTTCGTGCTGCCCGGCGCCGGCGACGCGATCACCGGGACCGGCTCCATGGGTCTGCTCTTCCTCGCCCTGCGCGAGAAGGTGCCGACCGTCGTGCTGCTCCGCATGGTGGTCAACATCATGGTCGACACCGTCGGCGGCCTGCTCCCGTTCATCGGCGACGCGTTCGACCTCGTCTGGCGCAGCAACCGCCGCAACCTCGACCTCATCGAGAAGCACCGCCACGACCCGAAGGCCAAGGCGACCTGGGTCGACTACGTCGTGGTCGTCGTCGGCCTGGGCCTCGCGGTCCTGTCGATCGTGCTGCCGATCTTCATCATCTACGGGCTCGGCCTCGGCGCGGTCCTCGGGATCGGCTCCCTCTTCGAGGGCTGA
- a CDS encoding alpha/beta fold hydrolase: MILRTEIVEQAIDGAERRTFVKEVVMTPGQHPLGMVRKRLPPPAKTRGAVILVHGYAQNRYTWHSSRRSFVNYLADDGWDVFNVDLRGHGRSRRFGAPSPRAMDDFIREDLPHFVEEARALSGERRLFLVGHSMGGLISYFAGGTRLRDQVRGIVSLGSPYVFGQGSAVLFGLRELAAAVRWTGLFDNNPAVPSRIVGRHLNRRKGLWNARLLPLPIRAWAPDTVEPDVLEEYLHRTFDRSTIAVALDILRAGRDHAFKSADGMIDYSTAFEILDRPLLVVAGSEDKLAPPASVRPAYERSRSRDKTYRTFPFGHIDLVVGKEATRTVWPLIRNWLARR; the protein is encoded by the coding sequence GTGATCCTCCGCACCGAGATCGTCGAGCAGGCCATCGACGGCGCCGAGCGCCGCACCTTCGTCAAGGAGGTGGTGATGACGCCCGGCCAGCACCCGCTGGGGATGGTGCGCAAGCGCCTGCCTCCGCCCGCCAAGACGCGCGGGGCGGTGATCCTCGTGCACGGCTACGCGCAGAACCGATACACCTGGCACTCGAGCCGGCGCTCCTTCGTGAACTACCTGGCCGACGACGGCTGGGACGTCTTCAACGTCGATCTCCGCGGTCACGGTCGCTCGCGGCGCTTCGGGGCGCCCTCCCCGCGCGCGATGGACGACTTCATCCGCGAGGACCTCCCGCACTTCGTCGAGGAGGCGCGCGCGCTGAGCGGCGAGCGCCGCCTGTTCCTCGTCGGCCACTCGATGGGCGGGCTGATCAGCTACTTCGCGGGCGGGACGCGGCTCCGCGATCAGGTGCGCGGCATCGTCAGCCTCGGCTCCCCCTACGTCTTCGGTCAGGGCTCGGCGGTGCTGTTCGGGCTGCGCGAGCTGGCGGCGGCGGTGCGCTGGACGGGCCTGTTCGACAACAACCCCGCCGTCCCCTCGCGCATCGTCGGCCGACACCTCAATCGCCGAAAGGGGCTCTGGAACGCGCGGCTCCTCCCGCTCCCCATCCGCGCCTGGGCGCCCGACACCGTCGAGCCGGACGTGCTCGAGGAGTATCTGCACCGCACGTTCGATCGCTCGACCATCGCGGTGGCCCTCGACATCCTCCGCGCCGGGCGTGACCACGCGTTCAAGAGCGCCGACGGCATGATCGACTACTCCACCGCGTTTGAAATACTCGACCGCCCCCTGCTCGTAGTGGCTGGTAGCGAGGACAAGCTGGCGCCCCCGGCGTCCGTGCGTCCCGCCTACGAGAGGAGCCGGAGCCGCGACAAGACCTACCGCACGTTTCCGTTCGGCCACATCGATCTGGTGGTCGGCAAGGAAGCGACGCGCACGGTCTGGCCGCTGATCCGCAACTGGCTGGCGAGGCGGTAG
- a CDS encoding HEAT repeat domain-containing protein: protein MRASSFVVPLLTALLVAQTAAAQAAPSRDRVRQLLSGIEDVPSDADWQRLGDGALPVLIDLYADGDEAPYVRLRAVDAVAAFPRTATRTFLLAVAQAEGQSDLFVRQAVLALARGFGRAALSDLRPFLAHDEAVVREAAARALGGIGGDEATAALRARLEVERDRVVREALQGGLR from the coding sequence GTGCGCGCCTCTTCCTTCGTCGTCCCTCTCCTCACCGCCCTCCTCGTGGCGCAGACCGCGGCCGCCCAGGCGGCGCCCTCACGGGACCGCGTGCGACAGCTCTTGTCGGGGATCGAGGACGTGCCGAGCGACGCGGACTGGCAGCGGCTCGGCGACGGCGCGCTCCCCGTGCTGATCGATCTCTACGCGGACGGAGACGAGGCGCCGTACGTGCGCTTGCGCGCGGTCGACGCGGTCGCGGCGTTCCCGCGGACCGCCACGCGCACCTTCCTGCTCGCAGTGGCGCAGGCGGAGGGGCAGAGCGATCTCTTCGTGCGGCAGGCGGTGCTCGCGCTCGCGCGCGGCTTCGGTCGCGCCGCGCTCTCGGACCTCCGCCCCTTCCTCGCGCACGACGAGGCCGTGGTCCGCGAGGCCGCCGCGCGGGCGCTCGGGGGCATCGGTGGCGACGAGGCCACGGCGGCGCTGCGAGCCCGACTCGAGGTCGAGCGGGATCGCGTCGTGCGAGAAGCCCTCCAGGGCGGCTTGCGCTGA
- a CDS encoding SCP2 sterol-binding domain-containing protein — MPDPKTDFEKNLPEKISSDPDNAKSIDAVFLFKISGDEGGTWTVNCKDDPGVKEGESGDPDCTLELTSEDWQTISDNPSSAMQLYFQGKLKVSGDAMKATKLQQLLG, encoded by the coding sequence ATGCCCGACCCCAAGACCGACTTCGAGAAGAACCTGCCCGAGAAGATCTCGTCGGATCCCGACAACGCGAAGAGCATCGACGCGGTGTTCCTCTTCAAGATCTCCGGCGACGAAGGCGGCACGTGGACGGTGAACTGCAAGGACGACCCGGGCGTGAAGGAGGGCGAGTCCGGTGACCCGGACTGCACCCTCGAGCTCACCTCCGAGGACTGGCAGACGATCAGCGACAACCCGTCCTCGGCCATGCAGCTCTACTTCCAGGGCAAGCTGAAGGTGTCCGGCGACGCGATGAAGGCGACGAAGCTGCAGCAGCTTCTTGGTTAG